The Methanomassiliicoccales archaeon DNA window ACATCACCGTGCGCTCTCTATGCGTTCGCGTACCGAAGGGTGAAGGCGAGTCCGTCCGTAAAAAGCTTTTAGACCTGGGAGTCCTGGATTCGGCGCTAAAGATCATCAGGGAGGATGACTCGATCCTGTTCCCGGTGCTCGGTGACAATATTCCCGACATGGGACTCGAGGTCTGCGAAGAAGAGTTCGATGAGCGCCGCCTCATGGAAACGGACTATAAATCTCTGGTAGCTCTGCCCAATGAGCTCAGGCCCCTGCTGCCCACGTCGTTCGACGTCATCGGTGACATCGGAATATTCCGGTTGCCGGACGAACTATCTCTTTACGCAAAGGAGATCGGTTCGGCCCTTCTATCTGCGTTCCCGCGGCTTCGCACCGTCGCCATTGACAAAGGCGTCAAGGGAGAGTTCCGGGTGCGTGACCTGGAGGTGGTGGCCGGCGACGAAAGGTTGGAGACCGTCCACCAGGAATACGGGATCAAACTGCTGGTCGATCCCAGCCTCGTCTATTTCAATCCCCGACTGGCTGGCGAGCGCCATAGAGTGGCATCGCTGGTAAGGGATGGAGAGACCGTTATCGACATGTTCTCCGGTATCGGTCCTTTCGCCATCATGATCGCCAAGCAAGCGAAACCGTTCGTGGTGTTCGGACTGGACATCAATCCGGAATGCATCGAGTACATGAAAAGGAACATCGAGATCAATAAGGTCACCACCGTGGTCCCGTTAGAGGGTGATTCCAAGCACCTTATATTCGACATACCAT harbors:
- a CDS encoding class I SAM-dependent methyltransferase family protein, which translates into the protein MRSLCVRVPKGEGESVRKKLLDLGVLDSALKIIREDDSILFPVLGDNIPDMGLEVCEEEFDERRLMETDYKSLVALPNELRPLLPTSFDVIGDIGIFRLPDELSLYAKEIGSALLSAFPRLRTVAIDKGVKGEFRVRDLEVVAGDERLETVHQEYGIKLLVDPSLVYFNPRLAGERHRVASLVRDGETVIDMFSGIGPFAIMIAKQAKPFVVFGLDINPECIEYMKRNIEINKVTTVVPLEGDSKHLIFDIPCADRIVMNLPHTARQFFPEALTRLNIGGTMHFYHICERNEIDSVLDQMVLEARGMGVCVDIAHKEELKTYSPSASVFSADLFLRDWC